A genome region from Tenebrio molitor chromosome 4, icTenMoli1.1, whole genome shotgun sequence includes the following:
- the LOC138128392 gene encoding uncharacterized protein isoform X1 — translation MDKSLKMIAILVLFVCVATTIESSPGRDLLGTNNMTAFPLLVSGRNTSSTRSPGPSTIVSNSASPKLGAQLSSTSPPGLDFVEGNMTLDTSSGSDGNGTMGGN, via the exons ATGGACAAATCACTAAAG ATGATCGCAATTCTTGTGTTATTTGTCTGTGTGGCAACCACTATCGAGAGCTCGCCTGGAAGAGACTTGCTGG GAACTAATAACATGACAGCATTTCCTTTGCTTGTGTCAG GAAGAAACACATCATCCACCCGTTCACCAGGACCAAGCACGA TTGTATCCAACTCAGCTTCCCCTAAGCTAG GAGCCCAATTGTCTTCCACCAGCCCACCTGGACTAG ATTTTGTAGAGGGAAATATGACTCTCGATACTTCATCGGGATCAG ATGGAAATGGAACAATGGGAGGTAactga
- the LOC138128392 gene encoding uncharacterized protein isoform X2, whose translation MDKSLKMIAILVLFVCVATTIESSPGRDLLGTNNMTAFPLLVSGRNTSSTRSPGPSTIVSNSASPKLGAQLSSTSPPGLEGNMTLDTSSGSDGNGTMGGN comes from the exons ATGGACAAATCACTAAAG ATGATCGCAATTCTTGTGTTATTTGTCTGTGTGGCAACCACTATCGAGAGCTCGCCTGGAAGAGACTTGCTGG GAACTAATAACATGACAGCATTTCCTTTGCTTGTGTCAG GAAGAAACACATCATCCACCCGTTCACCAGGACCAAGCACGA TTGTATCCAACTCAGCTTCCCCTAAGCTAG GAGCCCAATTGTCTTCCACCAGCCCACCTGGACTAG AGGGAAATATGACTCTCGATACTTCATCGGGATCAG ATGGAAATGGAACAATGGGAGGTAactga